The Triticum aestivum cultivar Chinese Spring chromosome 3A, IWGSC CS RefSeq v2.1, whole genome shotgun sequence genome includes a region encoding these proteins:
- the LOC123063640 gene encoding eukaryotic translation initiation factor 4E-1-like, whose protein sequence is MAEDTETRPASAGAEEREEGEIADDGDGSSAAAAGRITAHPLENAWTFWFDNPQGKSRQVAWGSTIHPIHTFSTVEDFWGLYNNIHNPSKLNVGADFHCFKNKIEPKWEDPICANGGKWTISCGRGKSDTFWLHTLLAMIGEQFDFGDEICGAVVSVRQKQERVAIWTKNAANEAAQISIGKQWKEFLDYKDSIGFIVHEDAKRSDKGPKNRYTV, encoded by the exons ATGGCCGAGGACACGGAGACGAGGCCCGCGTCGGCGGGcgcggaggagagggaggagggggagaTCGCGGACGACGGAGACGGCTCCTCcgccgcggcggcggggcgcaTCACCGCCCACCCGCTCGAGAACGCCTGGACCTTCTGGTTCGACAACCCGCAGGGCAAGTCCAGGCAGGTGGCCTGGGGGAGCACCATCCACCCCATCCACACCTTCTCCACCGTCGAGGACTTCTGGGG CCTTTACAACAATATACATAACCCTAGCAAGTTGAATGTGGGAGCCGACTTCCACTGCTTCAAGAATAAGATTGAGCCTAAATGGGAAGATCCCATTTGTGCCAATGGCGGTAAATGGACCATCAGTTGTGGCAGAGGGAAATCTGACACATTCTGGTTGCATACT TTGCTGGCAATGATTGGTGAACAATTCGACTTTGGTGACGAAATTTGTGGAGCTGTCGTTAGTGTGCGTCAGAAACAGGAAAGAGTAGCTATCTGGACTAAAAATGCTGCCAATGAAGCTGCTCAG ATAAGCATTGGCAAGCAGTGGAAGGAGTTTCTGGACTACAAGGACTCCATTGGGTTCATTGTTCAT GAGGATGCAAAGAGGTCTGACAAAGGCCCCAAGAACCGCTACACCGTTTGA